Below is a window of Flavobacterium cyclinae DNA.
TGGAGCTGGTTTAGGTTTAGGAAAAATCGGTGGTTCTGCAATGGACGCTATTGCACGTCAACCAGAAGCTGCAGGTAAAATTCAAACAGCGATGATTATTATCGCTGCTTTATTAGAAGGTTTAGCATTCGCTGCTTTAATCTTAGGAAAATAATAAAGAAAGAAAAAACAGTATCTGTAACGGTTGGTTACAGGTACTGCTTTTAAAAAGAAAGTACTATTTAAACATATATTTTTCAAAACATGGAGAAATTAATTAACGATTTTTCATTCGGACTATTTTTCTGGCAAGCAATTATCTTATTAGTATTAATTTTACTAATGGTTAAATTTGCTTGGAAACCTATCATGAATTCAATTGTAGCTCGTGAAGAAGGAATTTCTAACGCTTTATTAGCAGCTGAAAATGCTAAGAAAGAAATGCAAAACTTGAAGTCGGATAATGAAAAATTATTAGCTGAAGCTAGAGCTGAAAGAGACTTGATGATTAAAGAAGCAAGAGAAATCAAAGAAAAAATGATTGCTGATGCTAAATCTGAAGCGCAAGCACAAGGCGAAAAAATGATTGAGGCTGCTAAAGCTTCTATCGAAAGTGAGAAAAATGCAGCTATGGCAGAATTGAAAAATCAAGTTTCTTCTTTGTCATTAGAAATTGCTGAGACATTATTAAAAGAAGAATTATCTAACAAGGAAGCTCAAACTAAATTAGTTGAGAAAATGTTAGGTGACGCTAAATTAAACTAATATCATGGCAGGAACTAGAGCAGCAATTCGATACGCTAAAGCTATTTTGGATATTGCCAAAGTAAATAATTCTGTAGATGCAGTTAATGCAGATATGATTGCTATTGCAAAAGCAATTAAAGAAAGTGCAGAATTAAAAGACTTCTTGCAAAGTCCAATTGTTAAAGGGGAAATTAAATTTTCATCTTTAAATGAAATTTTTGCTTCTGCTCAAAAAGAGACAAAAGGATTATTTCAATTGCTTTTAGCAAACAAAAGATTTGAATTATTAAACGATGTTGCTTTACAGTTCAATGCTTTATACGATGAACTTAACGGAATTGAGATAGCTAAAGTAACAACAGCTGTTCCAATGACTGCTGAGTTAGAAGCTAAAGTATTGGCAAAAATTGCATCGTTTTCAAATAAAAAAATAACTATTCAAAATATTGTAGATCCGGCTATCATTGGTGGATTTATTTTAAGAATGGGCGACAAACAATACAATGCATCTGTGGCAAGCAGACTGCAAAATTTAAAAAGAGAGTTTAGTAATTAATATACCATTAAAGATATATCAAAATGGCGGAAATTAAACCTGCTGAAATTTCAGCAATATTAAAACAACAATTATCAGGTTTTGAATCTGGTGCATCGTTAGAAGAAGTTGGAACAGTACTTCAAGTTGGAGACGGTATCGCTCGTGTTTACGGATTATCAAACGCTCAATACGGAGAGTTAGTACAATTCGAAAACGGATTAGAGGCTATCGTATTGAACTTAGAAGAAGACAATGTTGGGGTGGTACTTTTAGGACCATCAACAGGAATCAAAGAAGGTTCTACAGTAAAAAGAACACAACGTATTGCTTCTCTTAAAGTAGGAGAGCAAATGGTAGGTC
It encodes the following:
- the atpH gene encoding ATP synthase F1 subunit delta produces the protein MAGTRAAIRYAKAILDIAKVNNSVDAVNADMIAIAKAIKESAELKDFLQSPIVKGEIKFSSLNEIFASAQKETKGLFQLLLANKRFELLNDVALQFNALYDELNGIEIAKVTTAVPMTAELEAKVLAKIASFSNKKITIQNIVDPAIIGGFILRMGDKQYNASVASRLQNLKREFSN
- the atpE gene encoding ATP synthase F0 subunit C; translation: MEGTLNLIGAGLVVIGAGLGLGKIGGSAMDAIARQPEAAGKIQTAMIIIAALLEGLAFAALILGK
- a CDS encoding F0F1 ATP synthase subunit B — protein: MEKLINDFSFGLFFWQAIILLVLILLMVKFAWKPIMNSIVAREEGISNALLAAENAKKEMQNLKSDNEKLLAEARAERDLMIKEAREIKEKMIADAKSEAQAQGEKMIEAAKASIESEKNAAMAELKNQVSSLSLEIAETLLKEELSNKEAQTKLVEKMLGDAKLN